One window from the genome of Cryptomeria japonica chromosome 6, Sugi_1.0, whole genome shotgun sequence encodes:
- the LOC131031425 gene encoding chromo domain-containing protein LHP1 isoform X1, with protein MKSSSGKKARKGRKKQEDKDTHTAEDIQIEKQQENEDENEEEQLDQEKDDNEEEQSENGQMLSGEYYEVESIRKKRIRKGQVQYLVKWRDWPESQNTWEPYENVKSCGEILKDFEESNGSLPRPGRKPKRKSGGPISTQKRKRVSLSSADEAAQPEAEAEVETVADADAEAEAEIEAEEAEAEVEAEPEAKIESKPRAKRGKSTSGNRIVTSSEIMPQPLEQGILQKEDGTQIAEDKDELEKSQVKLPEDGDGKNEEEEEQNAAVEKSVEEESNSQNKNPKEDTTILKHEVKEVIHPDVTSGPEEKDMPVDDSKSDQRVTVNDSGKQSQVAQFTGAKKRKSGHVRRVKQALDLNEQDTEQREEKSNNQQAQETLSGTVNLRGQGGDISGNGKELKDQKPLVVGPSTDKNPSNSTDNYLTPAITEILKAISYNTSASNNKQEVHVIFKVRRADGSEVVVDNKFLRSNYPSLLIDFYEQHLRYNNTV; from the exons ATGAAGTCCAGCAGCGGTAAAAAGGCGAGGAAGGGCAGGAAGAAACAGGAAGACAAGGACACACACACGGCCGAGGACATACAAATTGAAAAGCAACAAGAAAATGAAGACGAAAACGAAGAGGAACAGCTAGACCAGGAAAAGGACGACAATGAAGAGGAACAATCTGAAAATGGACAAATGCTTTCTGGAGAGTATTACGAGGTCGAAAGCATCAGAAAAAAACGAATCCGCAAG GGGCAGGTGCAATATTTAGTTAAGTG GCGAGATTGGCCTGAGAGTCAAAACACATGGGAGCCATATGAAAATGTTAAATCTTGTGGTGAAATATTAAAAGATTTTGAAGAAAG TAATGGCAGCCTGCCAAGACCTGGAAGGAAGCCTAAGCGCAAGTCTGGAGGTCCCATCTCTACTCAGAAAAGAAAGCGTGTTTCTTTGTCGAGTGCTGACGAAGCTGCACAGCCAGAGGCTGAGGCAGAGGTAGAGACAGTCGCAGATGCAGatgcagaggcagaggcagagatTGAGGCTGAGGAGGCTGAGGCTGAGGTAGAGGCAGAGCCTGAGGCAAAGATTGAATCAAAGCCAAGGGCTAAACGGGGTAAATCTACCTCAGGCAACCGAATTGTTACCTCATCAGAAATAATGCCACAGCCGCTTGAACAAGGCATCCTTCAGAAAGAAGATGGAACTCAGATTGCAGAAGACAAAGATGAATTAGAGAAAAGTCAAGTTAAGTTGCCAGAGGATGGTGATGGCaagaatgaagaagaggaagagcagAATGCAGCTGTGGAGAAGAGTGTAGAGGAAGAAAGCAATTCACAGAATAAAAATCCGAAGGAGGATACAACTATTTTAAAACATGAAGTGAAGGAGGTGATTCATCCTGATGTGACCTCAGGTCCTGAAGAGAAAGACATGCCAGTGGATGACTCTAAGTCAGATCAAAGGGTTACGGTAAATGACTCCGGCAAACAAAGCCAAGTTGCCCAATTTACAGGAGCAAAGAAGAGGAAATCAGGTCATGTAAGGCGTGTAAAGCAAGCACTGGATTTGAATGAGCAGGATACAGAGCaaagagaggagaagagcaataaCCAACAGGCACAAGAAACGTTGTCAGGCACTGTTAATTTGAGGGGCCAAGGAGGGGACATCTCAGGAAATGGTAAAGAATTGAAAGATCAGAAGCCTTTGGTTGTTGGACCTAGTACAGACAAAAATCCATCAAATTCCACTGACAACTATCTTACTCCGGCTATAACTGAAATTCTGAAGGCAATAAGCTACAACACCTCTGCCTCGAACAACAAACAGGAGGTTCATGTTATTTTTAAAGTTCGAAG
- the LOC131031425 gene encoding chromo domain-containing protein LHP1 isoform X2 produces the protein MKSSSGKKARKGRKKQEDKDTHTAEDIQIEKQQENEDENEEEQLDQEKDDNEEEQSENGQMLSGEYYEVESIRKKRIRKGQVQYLVKWRDWPESQNTWEPYENVKSCGEILKDFEESLPRPGRKPKRKSGGPISTQKRKRVSLSSADEAAQPEAEAEVETVADADAEAEAEIEAEEAEAEVEAEPEAKIESKPRAKRGKSTSGNRIVTSSEIMPQPLEQGILQKEDGTQIAEDKDELEKSQVKLPEDGDGKNEEEEEQNAAVEKSVEEESNSQNKNPKEDTTILKHEVKEVIHPDVTSGPEEKDMPVDDSKSDQRVTVNDSGKQSQVAQFTGAKKRKSGHVRRVKQALDLNEQDTEQREEKSNNQQAQETLSGTVNLRGQGGDISGNGKELKDQKPLVVGPSTDKNPSNSTDNYLTPAITEILKAISYNTSASNNKQEVHVIFKVRRADGSEVVVDNKFLRSNYPSLLIDFYEQHLRYNNTV, from the exons ATGAAGTCCAGCAGCGGTAAAAAGGCGAGGAAGGGCAGGAAGAAACAGGAAGACAAGGACACACACACGGCCGAGGACATACAAATTGAAAAGCAACAAGAAAATGAAGACGAAAACGAAGAGGAACAGCTAGACCAGGAAAAGGACGACAATGAAGAGGAACAATCTGAAAATGGACAAATGCTTTCTGGAGAGTATTACGAGGTCGAAAGCATCAGAAAAAAACGAATCCGCAAG GGGCAGGTGCAATATTTAGTTAAGTG GCGAGATTGGCCTGAGAGTCAAAACACATGGGAGCCATATGAAAATGTTAAATCTTGTGGTGAAATATTAAAAGATTTTGAAGAAAG CCTGCCAAGACCTGGAAGGAAGCCTAAGCGCAAGTCTGGAGGTCCCATCTCTACTCAGAAAAGAAAGCGTGTTTCTTTGTCGAGTGCTGACGAAGCTGCACAGCCAGAGGCTGAGGCAGAGGTAGAGACAGTCGCAGATGCAGatgcagaggcagaggcagagatTGAGGCTGAGGAGGCTGAGGCTGAGGTAGAGGCAGAGCCTGAGGCAAAGATTGAATCAAAGCCAAGGGCTAAACGGGGTAAATCTACCTCAGGCAACCGAATTGTTACCTCATCAGAAATAATGCCACAGCCGCTTGAACAAGGCATCCTTCAGAAAGAAGATGGAACTCAGATTGCAGAAGACAAAGATGAATTAGAGAAAAGTCAAGTTAAGTTGCCAGAGGATGGTGATGGCaagaatgaagaagaggaagagcagAATGCAGCTGTGGAGAAGAGTGTAGAGGAAGAAAGCAATTCACAGAATAAAAATCCGAAGGAGGATACAACTATTTTAAAACATGAAGTGAAGGAGGTGATTCATCCTGATGTGACCTCAGGTCCTGAAGAGAAAGACATGCCAGTGGATGACTCTAAGTCAGATCAAAGGGTTACGGTAAATGACTCCGGCAAACAAAGCCAAGTTGCCCAATTTACAGGAGCAAAGAAGAGGAAATCAGGTCATGTAAGGCGTGTAAAGCAAGCACTGGATTTGAATGAGCAGGATACAGAGCaaagagaggagaagagcaataaCCAACAGGCACAAGAAACGTTGTCAGGCACTGTTAATTTGAGGGGCCAAGGAGGGGACATCTCAGGAAATGGTAAAGAATTGAAAGATCAGAAGCCTTTGGTTGTTGGACCTAGTACAGACAAAAATCCATCAAATTCCACTGACAACTATCTTACTCCGGCTATAACTGAAATTCTGAAGGCAATAAGCTACAACACCTCTGCCTCGAACAACAAACAGGAGGTTCATGTTATTTTTAAAGTTCGAAG